A stretch of Diceros bicornis minor isolate mBicDic1 chromosome 29, mDicBic1.mat.cur, whole genome shotgun sequence DNA encodes these proteins:
- the CHRNA6 gene encoding neuronal acetylcholine receptor subunit alpha-6, whose translation MPTSKGQGVLRFGLCLWLCIFIPFFKGCTGCASEERLFHKLFSHYNQFIRPVENVSDPITVYFEVAITQLANVDEVNQIMETNLWLRHIWNDYKLRWDPVEYDGIETLRVPADKIWKPDIVLYNNAVGDFQVEGKTKALLKYDGMITWTPPAIFKSSCPMDITFFPFDHQNCSLKFGSWTYDKAEIDLLIIGSKVDMNDFWENSEWEIVDASGYKHDIKYNCCEEIYTDITYSFYIRRLPMFYTINLIIPCLFISFLTVLVFYLPSDCGEKVTLCISVLLSLTVFLLVITETIPSTSLVIPLVGEYLLFTMIFVTLSIVVTVFVLNIHYRTPTTHTMPKWAKMVFLQLLPQILMMKRPLDKTRETSSDKNPKGVPNRPPKVKFHNHREPKLLKECCHCHKSSELATSKRRLSHQPLRWMTENSEHLPEVEDVINSVQFIAENMKNQNETKEVEDDWKYVAMVVDRVFLWIFIIVCVFGTAGLFLQPLLGHTGKS comes from the exons ATGCCGACCAGCAAGGGTCAGGGAGTCCTTCGCTTTGGTTTGTGTCTCTGGTTGTGTATATTCATACCTTTCTTTAAAG GCTGTACAGGTTGTGCCTCTGAGGAGAGACTCTTCCACAAACTGTTTTCTCATTATAACCAGTTCATCAGGCCTGTGGAAAATGTTTCTGATCCCATCACGGTGTATTTTGAAGTGGCCATCACACAGCTGGCCAATGTG GATGAAGTAAACCAGATCATGGAAACCAATTTGTGGCTACGTCAC ATTTGGAATGATTATAAATTGCGCTGGGACCCAGTGGAATATGATGGCATTGAGACCCTCCGTGTTCCTGCGGATAAGATCTGGAAGCCCGACATTGTCCTCTATAACAA TGCTGTTGGCGACTTCCAAGTCGAAGGCAAGACAAAAGCTCTTCTCAAATACGATGGCATGATAACCTGGACTCCCCCAGCCATTTTTAAGAGTTCCTGTCCTATGGATAtcacttttttcccttttgatcATCAAAATTGTTCCCTGAAATTTGGTTCCTGGACATATGACAAAGCTGAAATTGATCTTCTAATCATTGGATCTAAAGTGGATATGAATGATTTTTGGGAAAACAGTGAATGGGAAATTGTTGACGCTTCTGGCTATAAGCATGACATAAAATACAACTGTTGTGAAGAGATATACACAGATATAACCTATTCTTTTTACATTAGAAGATTGCCAATGTTTTACACCATTAATCTGATCATCCCCTGtctctttatttcatttctaaCTGTATTGGTCTTTTACCTTCCTTCTGACTGTGGTGAAAAAGTGACACTTTGCATTTCAGTTCTGCTTTCTCTGACTGTGTTTTTGCTGGTAATCACAGAAACCATCCCATCCACATCTCTTGTGATCCCACTGGTGGGCGAGTACCTACTGTTCACCATGATCTTTGTCACCCTGTCCATCGTGGTGACCGTATTTGTGTTGAACATACACTATCGCACCCCGACAACACACACCATGCCCAAGTGGGCGAAGATGGTTTTCCTCCAGCTGTTACCCCAGATCCTGATGATGAAGAGGCCTCTGGATAAGACGAGAGAGACAAGTTCTGATAAAAACCCCAAAGGCGTTCCCAATAGGCCTCCCAAAGTCAAATTTCATAATCATAGAGAGCCCAAACTTCTGAAAGAATGCTGCCACTGTCATAAATCAAGTGAGCTTGCGACCAGCAAGAGAAGATTAAGTCATCAGCCTTTACGTTGGATGACCGAAAATTCAGAGCACTTGCCTGAAGTTGAAGATGTGATTAATAGTGTTCAATTCATAGCAGAAAACATGAAGAACCAAAATGAAACAAAGGAG GTAGAAGACGACTGGAAATATGTGGCCATGGTGGTGGACAGAGTATTTCTTTGGATATTTATAATTGTCTGTGTGTTTGGAACTGCAGGGCTATTTCTACAGCCACTACTGGGGCACACAGGAAAATCTTAA